In one Steroidobacteraceae bacterium genomic region, the following are encoded:
- the tolB gene encoding Tol-Pal system beta propeller repeat protein TolB has product MTDTRLALIIIAMALLPARAWAQLQVEITSGVTDPIPIAIVPFASGGVARLGNEIAGIVDEDLARSGRFRTMERGDMLSRPSRKEEVVLEDWRMQRNDYVVVGRLTARDGEAFGVTAELVNVLNGQRLFIEQFDALPATLRAAAHRISDLVFEKTLGIRGAFSTRIAYVSVDGSAPKQRYQLVVADADGASPRIVLESRLPIMSPAFSADGAWLAYVSFESRASAIYVQRLATGERRRVSARAGINGAPAWSPDGRKLAVTLGGRNGNLDIYMLDLQSQELTRLTDDPAIDTEPAFSSDGKSLYFTSDRAGGPQVYRMPLAGNARPQRVTFTASYNARPRPSPDGQKLAMVTLDGNAYRIAIQDLASGQVTVLSNGGQDESPSFAPNGVALIYAGKRGGRPGLLTVSSDGAVQQQLAADRGEVREPVWGPFVN; this is encoded by the coding sequence ATGACTGACACCAGATTGGCACTGATCATCATCGCCATGGCGCTGCTGCCAGCGCGCGCCTGGGCCCAGCTTCAGGTCGAAATCACCTCGGGCGTCACGGATCCGATCCCGATCGCGATCGTGCCGTTTGCCTCGGGCGGGGTGGCGCGTCTTGGCAACGAGATCGCCGGCATCGTCGATGAGGACCTGGCGCGTTCGGGACGATTCCGCACCATGGAGCGGGGCGACATGTTGTCGCGGCCGAGCCGCAAGGAGGAAGTCGTACTCGAAGACTGGCGCATGCAGCGCAATGACTACGTGGTGGTGGGACGATTGACAGCCAGGGATGGCGAGGCCTTCGGCGTGACGGCCGAGCTGGTCAACGTCCTCAACGGCCAACGATTGTTCATCGAGCAGTTCGACGCGCTGCCGGCGACACTGCGGGCTGCGGCACATCGTATCAGCGACCTCGTATTCGAAAAGACGCTGGGAATTCGTGGTGCGTTTTCGACGCGTATCGCCTATGTCTCAGTCGACGGCAGCGCGCCAAAACAGCGCTATCAGCTCGTGGTGGCGGACGCCGATGGCGCAAGTCCGCGCATTGTGCTCGAATCGCGCCTGCCGATCATGTCACCCGCGTTCTCGGCCGACGGCGCCTGGCTTGCCTATGTCTCCTTCGAATCGCGCGCGTCGGCCATCTACGTGCAACGTCTCGCAACCGGCGAGCGCCGGCGCGTCTCGGCCCGCGCGGGCATCAACGGTGCCCCCGCCTGGTCGCCCGACGGCCGCAAGCTGGCCGTTACGCTCGGTGGTCGCAATGGCAATCTCGATATATACATGCTTGACCTGCAGTCGCAGGAACTGACCCGACTGACGGACGATCCGGCCATCGATACGGAACCGGCATTTTCAAGCGATGGCAAGAGCCTTTACTTCACCTCGGACCGTGCCGGCGGGCCGCAGGTCTATCGCATGCCCCTGGCGGGCAATGCAAGGCCGCAGCGGGTCACGTTCACTGCAAGTTACAATGCACGACCGCGGCCCTCGCCGGACGGACAGAAGCTTGCCATGGTGACGCTCGACGGCAACGCCTACCGCATCGCCATCCAGGACCTGGCGAGCGGTCAGGTCACGGTGTTGTCCAATGGCGGCCAGGACGAATCGCCGAGTTTTGCGCCGAATGGTGTGGCCTTGATTTATGCCGGCAAGCGCGGAGGGCGTCCGGGACTGCTGACGGTCTCGAGCGACGGCGCAGTCCAGCAACAGCTTGCGGCGGATCGCGGCGAAGTGCGCGAACCGGTGTGGGGTCCATTTGTCAATTAG
- the ruvB gene encoding Holliday junction branch migration DNA helicase RuvB, which produces MNELDERLVTSRARADEESAERAIRPKRLGDYVGQAEVKTQLEIFIGAARQRGEPLDHVLIFGPPGLGKTTLAHIIANELGSNLRQTSGPVLERAGDLAALLTNLEERDVLFVDEIHRLSPLVEEVLYPAMEDYQIDIMIGEGPAARSIKLPVAPFTLVGATTRAGLLTSPLRDRFGIVQRLEFYGTDDLTRIVTRAAGILSVDVDAGGARRIAARSRGTPRIANRLLRRVRDYAQMRAGGAVNEEVADAALNLLQVDPEGFDTLDRKFLLTIIEKFSGGPVGIESIAAAVGEERGTLEDVIEPFLIQQGFVMRTARGRIATRSAYLHFGLEPVTANGELPLFQGKS; this is translated from the coding sequence ATGAACGAACTGGACGAACGGCTGGTCACGTCGCGTGCGCGAGCTGACGAGGAGAGCGCAGAACGCGCCATTCGTCCCAAGCGGCTGGGCGATTACGTCGGGCAGGCCGAAGTCAAGACACAGCTGGAAATATTCATCGGTGCGGCAAGGCAGCGCGGTGAACCGCTTGACCACGTGCTGATCTTCGGGCCACCGGGACTTGGCAAAACAACGCTGGCGCACATCATCGCGAACGAGCTTGGATCGAACTTGCGCCAGACCTCGGGGCCCGTACTCGAGCGCGCGGGCGATCTCGCCGCATTGTTGACCAATCTGGAAGAACGCGACGTGCTGTTCGTGGATGAAATCCACCGCCTGTCGCCGCTCGTCGAGGAAGTCCTTTATCCGGCAATGGAGGACTACCAGATCGATATCATGATCGGCGAGGGGCCGGCGGCACGTTCGATCAAGCTGCCGGTTGCGCCCTTCACTTTGGTAGGCGCAACGACACGCGCCGGGCTGCTGACATCGCCGCTGCGAGACCGCTTCGGCATCGTGCAGCGACTGGAGTTCTATGGCACCGACGACCTGACGCGCATCGTGACGCGGGCCGCCGGCATACTCTCGGTTGATGTCGATGCAGGCGGTGCGCGACGCATCGCTGCGCGCTCGCGTGGTACACCGCGAATCGCAAACCGCCTGTTGCGCCGCGTGCGAGACTACGCGCAGATGCGCGCCGGCGGAGCCGTCAACGAGGAGGTCGCCGACGCAGCGCTCAACCTCCTGCAGGTCGATCCGGAGGGTTTCGATACGCTCGACCGCAAGTTTCTACTGACGATCATCGAAAAATTCTCTGGTGGCCCAGTCGGAATCGAAAGCATTGCTGCGGCGGTAGGCGAAGAGCGGGGAACGCTCGAAGACGTGATCGAGCCGTTCCTCATCCAGCAGGGATTCGTGATGCGCACGGCACGCGGGCGCATTGCAACGCGTAGTGCCTACCTGCACTTTGGCCTGGAGCCGGTCACGGCGAACGGAGAATTGCCGCTGTTTCAGGGCAAGTCATGA
- the ybgC gene encoding tol-pal system-associated acyl-CoA thioesterase, with amino-acid sequence MSGSVTQIRVYWEDTDGGGIVYYANYLRFFERARSEWLRALGFRQSELQHDPGVVFTVVRVEVDYHRPARLDDLLVVSCTPSAAGKVSLEFQQEIRRSDAGGELLASALVRVACLNARTMRPARFPAAIAKELA; translated from the coding sequence ATGAGCGGGTCGGTGACGCAGATTCGGGTCTATTGGGAGGATACCGATGGCGGCGGAATCGTCTACTACGCAAACTATCTCAGGTTCTTCGAGCGCGCGCGCAGCGAGTGGCTGCGCGCGCTGGGGTTCCGCCAGAGCGAACTTCAGCACGATCCGGGTGTCGTATTCACGGTGGTCAGGGTGGAAGTGGACTACCATCGGCCGGCCCGGTTGGACGACCTGCTTGTCGTGAGCTGCACGCCGAGCGCTGCTGGAAAGGTCAGCCTGGAATTCCAGCAGGAAATACGCAGGAGCGATGCCGGCGGCGAATTGCTCGCCAGCGCTCTCGTTCGGGTGGCCTGTCTCAACGCGAGGACCATGCGGCCCGCGCGCTTTCCAGCTGCCATTGCCAAGGAACTTGCATGA
- the queE gene encoding 7-carboxy-7-deazaguanine synthase QueE: MPAADQRLRVSEIFLSLQGEANQIGWPTAFVRLTGCPLRCVYCDTSYAFQGGTLLSIEQIVDQVRGQEVGHVCVTGGEPLAQRNCIDLLRKLCDVGLQVSLETSGAMSLAGVDDRVVKVVDLKTPASGECARNKYSELGALRARDQVKFVICDRNDYEWSRNEVLERGLDRICTVLFSPSHEQLPARDLAEWIIADRLPVRFQIQLHKYLWGNVPGR, from the coding sequence ATGCCCGCTGCTGATCAACGACTACGGGTCAGCGAGATCTTCCTGTCGCTGCAGGGTGAGGCCAATCAGATTGGGTGGCCAACCGCGTTCGTGCGTCTCACCGGCTGTCCGTTGCGTTGTGTCTACTGCGATACCAGCTACGCCTTCCAGGGCGGCACGTTGCTCAGCATCGAGCAAATCGTCGACCAAGTCCGCGGTCAGGAAGTGGGACACGTCTGTGTGACCGGCGGCGAGCCGCTCGCGCAACGCAATTGCATCGATTTGTTGCGCAAATTGTGTGATGTAGGACTGCAGGTGTCGCTCGAGACGAGCGGCGCGATGTCGCTTGCGGGCGTCGACGATCGCGTCGTGAAGGTGGTGGACCTCAAGACGCCCGCGTCCGGCGAGTGCGCGCGCAACAAATACAGTGAGCTGGGCGCGCTTCGTGCACGGGATCAGGTCAAATTCGTCATCTGCGACCGCAATGACTATGAATGGAGCCGCAACGAAGTCCTGGAACGCGGGCTCGATCGCATCTGCACGGTGCTCTTTTCTCCCAGCCACGAGCAGCTTCCTGCGCGGGACCTGGCGGAGTGGATCATTGCCGACCGGCTGCCGGTGCGATTTCAGATACAGTTGCACAAATACCTGTGGGGGAATGTGCCAGGACGATGA
- the tolQ gene encoding protein TolQ produces MSFVQLILDASVVVQLVIAILLLASLASWTIIFSKKAVLGRIRKVSTRFEEQFWSGGDLSQLYRDIESRGRSTGIESIFEMGFREFARLRQQGAGVDALLEGARRAMRVAQLKELDRLEASLATLATIGSTSPYVGLFGTVWGIMSAFVALGGVQQATLQMVAPGIAEALVATAVGLFAAIPAVVAYNRYADQVGRMELRFDAFVEEFSTILQRHATRSSSATGRAGAG; encoded by the coding sequence TTGTCATTCGTACAACTGATTCTCGATGCAAGCGTCGTCGTGCAGCTTGTGATAGCGATCCTGTTGTTGGCCTCGTTGGCATCCTGGACGATAATTTTTTCCAAGAAGGCCGTGCTTGGACGCATCAGGAAGGTCTCAACCCGTTTCGAGGAACAGTTCTGGTCGGGCGGTGACCTGTCGCAGCTGTACCGCGACATCGAGTCACGTGGGCGCAGCACGGGCATCGAGAGCATTTTCGAGATGGGATTCAGGGAATTCGCGCGGCTGCGCCAGCAGGGGGCGGGCGTCGATGCGTTGCTGGAAGGCGCGCGGCGGGCCATGCGCGTTGCGCAGCTGAAGGAACTCGATCGACTCGAGGCGAGCCTTGCAACCCTTGCGACGATTGGTTCGACGAGTCCCTACGTCGGTCTGTTCGGCACGGTATGGGGCATCATGAGCGCATTTGTGGCGCTCGGCGGCGTGCAGCAGGCGACCCTGCAGATGGTGGCGCCAGGAATCGCCGAAGCGCTCGTCGCGACGGCGGTCGGCTTGTTTGCCGCGATTCCGGCGGTGGTGGCCTATAACCGCTATGCCGACCAGGTCGGCCGCATGGAACTGCGCTTTGACGCCTTCGTCGAGGAGTTCTCGACGATACTGCAACGCCATGCAACACGTAGCAGTTCGGCGACAGGTCGCGCTGGAGCCGGATAA
- a CDS encoding energy transducer TonB, with product MAAEQRAAIGPAFLSLIMHAAFAAMLWFGFVNFRQREAPVQQLAIEAVVVDPSQFQIGAPVQPQPVEEPPPADEPEPQATPEETLPQESAAAKEQLLAAQREREERARIEREKVEAKQREEQRKRAEAEARERDRARREAELRARLADEEREDSGRRAALAQQWAQQIAARIQRAWIRPATAGAGIDCMVHVTQIPGGEVVSASVVSCNGDAAVRESIETAARRASPLPPPPEAQLFEREIEVRFRPHD from the coding sequence ATGGCGGCTGAGCAACGTGCTGCAATTGGACCTGCATTCCTGTCGCTCATCATGCATGCGGCATTTGCCGCCATGCTCTGGTTCGGCTTCGTGAACTTTCGCCAACGCGAGGCGCCGGTGCAGCAACTGGCCATCGAGGCTGTGGTGGTTGATCCAAGCCAGTTCCAAATCGGTGCGCCGGTGCAACCGCAGCCGGTCGAGGAACCACCGCCTGCCGATGAACCCGAACCCCAGGCGACGCCGGAGGAAACATTGCCGCAGGAGTCGGCGGCGGCCAAAGAGCAACTGCTGGCTGCGCAACGCGAGCGGGAAGAGCGTGCGCGAATCGAGCGTGAGAAAGTCGAAGCCAAGCAACGCGAAGAGCAACGCAAGCGCGCCGAGGCAGAAGCCAGGGAGCGCGATCGGGCTCGTCGCGAGGCGGAGCTTCGCGCGCGGCTCGCTGATGAGGAGCGGGAGGACAGCGGACGTCGCGCGGCACTGGCGCAGCAATGGGCGCAACAGATCGCGGCGCGCATCCAACGCGCCTGGATCCGGCCGGCGACGGCCGGGGCGGGCATTGATTGCATGGTTCACGTCACCCAGATACCTGGTGGCGAGGTGGTGTCCGCCAGCGTGGTGAGTTGCAATGGCGATGCTGCGGTGCGCGAATCGATCGAGACGGCCGCGCGGCGCGCATCACCCCTGCCGCCGCCGCCGGAAGCACAGTTGTTCGAGCGGGAAATAGAGGTACGGTTCAGACCCCATGACTGA
- the ybgF gene encoding tol-pal system protein YbgF, which produces MSISSKYQVLRLCRTSVTACLATIGLGACSLMPADDQPAAPSNAQLDARVAQLERVVGNDNLLELSRRIDRLQAEMRDLRGEMDVLRNDIRRLAEIRREPLAESPAVTTQAPAAPIPEAVRASDEAATTYNLAFDALKSGQYETAIKGFATVVERFPQHELAENAQYWLGETYYVTLQYEAARDAFADLVSRWPKSRKAPDALLKLGYTYLELGNTDKGQEILRQVAATYRDTDAGRLAQERLDKRD; this is translated from the coding sequence TTGTCTATCTCAAGTAAATATCAGGTGCTGCGCCTGTGCAGGACCAGCGTAACCGCATGCCTGGCAACCATCGGCCTGGGCGCCTGTTCGCTGATGCCGGCGGACGATCAGCCGGCTGCACCGAGTAATGCGCAGCTCGATGCGCGTGTGGCGCAGCTCGAACGCGTCGTCGGCAACGACAATCTCCTGGAACTGTCCCGGCGCATCGATCGCCTCCAGGCAGAAATGCGCGACTTGCGCGGCGAGATGGACGTGCTGCGCAATGACATTCGCCGGCTGGCCGAGATCCGCCGTGAGCCGCTCGCCGAGTCTCCGGCCGTCACGACGCAAGCGCCGGCGGCACCAATCCCCGAAGCCGTTCGTGCAAGCGACGAAGCGGCGACGACCTACAACCTCGCATTCGATGCGCTGAAGTCGGGGCAGTACGAGACGGCCATCAAGGGCTTCGCTACCGTTGTCGAGCGTTTTCCGCAGCACGAACTCGCGGAAAACGCCCAGTATTGGCTTGGCGAGACTTACTATGTCACGCTGCAATACGAAGCCGCGCGCGATGCCTTTGCGGATCTCGTCAGCCGCTGGCCGAAGTCGCGCAAGGCGCCTGATGCCTTGTTGAAGCTCGGCTATACCTATCTCGAGCTCGGCAACACGGACAAAGGGCAGGAGATACTGCGCCAGGTTGCGGCGACCTACCGCGACACGGACGCGGGCAGGCTGGCGCAGGAGCGGCTGGACAAGCGCGATTAG
- a CDS encoding ExbD/TolR family protein — protein MKRSRRLLGEINVVPYIDVMLVLLIIFMITAPLLAQGIKVELPQAASEPLDPALLKDQKPLILSIDRNGLLYLNVGARPEAPRTDDDVLADAAAIIRRAPDLAVLVEGDRRVPYGRVVEAMTLLQQAGARKLGFLSSPVTVDADRR, from the coding sequence TTGAAACGCAGTCGCCGCCTGTTGGGGGAAATCAACGTCGTGCCGTATATCGACGTCATGCTGGTGTTGCTGATCATTTTCATGATCACGGCGCCGTTGCTTGCGCAGGGCATCAAGGTCGAACTGCCGCAGGCCGCCTCCGAGCCTCTCGACCCGGCTTTGTTGAAGGATCAGAAACCATTGATTCTTTCTATCGATCGCAATGGACTGCTCTATTTGAACGTTGGCGCGCGTCCCGAGGCGCCACGGACTGACGATGATGTGCTCGCAGACGCGGCTGCCATCATTCGCCGCGCGCCCGATCTGGCCGTGCTTGTGGAGGGCGATCGGCGCGTGCCCTACGGCAGAGTGGTCGAAGCGATGACGCTCTTGCAGCAGGCCGGCGCGCGCAAGCTTGGGTTCCTGTCCAGCCCGGTAACGGTCGATGCGGATCGCAGGTGA
- the ruvA gene encoding Holliday junction branch migration protein RuvA, with translation MSSMIGRICGQLLERTPPYLLIDVAGVGYELQSPMSTFYVLPKVGQQVALCTHVVVREDAHLLFGFATQLERRMFRDLLKVSGVGPRIALAILSGISVDALIGCIRADDAATLTRIPGVGRKTAERVVIEMRDRLQAAQMPDGGERPMGAQDPAGAAAEAFSAMLALGYKPAEATRLLRAVPGAEQLQTEELIRKALQGIGGT, from the coding sequence ATGTCGAGCATGATCGGGCGGATCTGCGGGCAGTTGCTGGAGCGAACTCCGCCGTACTTGCTTATCGACGTTGCCGGCGTCGGTTACGAGCTGCAATCGCCGATGTCGACATTCTATGTGCTGCCGAAGGTGGGACAACAAGTCGCTCTGTGCACACACGTCGTGGTACGCGAGGACGCCCATCTGTTGTTTGGCTTTGCGACACAGCTCGAACGACGCATGTTTCGCGATCTCCTCAAGGTATCAGGCGTGGGGCCACGCATTGCGCTTGCGATACTCTCGGGAATCAGTGTCGACGCGCTGATAGGCTGCATCCGCGCCGACGATGCAGCCACGCTCACCCGCATACCCGGTGTCGGTCGCAAGACCGCCGAGCGCGTGGTGATCGAAATGCGAGATCGTTTGCAGGCCGCACAGATGCCGGATGGGGGCGAACGTCCGATGGGTGCGCAGGATCCGGCCGGCGCAGCAGCCGAAGCGTTCAGCGCGATGCTGGCACTGGGCTACAAGCCGGCGGAGGCGACCCGCCTTCTGCGTGCCGTGCCGGGTGCCGAGCAGTTGCAAACCGAAGAATTGATCCGCAAGGCGCTGCAGGGGATCGGCGGTACATGA
- the pal gene encoding peptidoglycan-associated lipoprotein Pal, whose product MMRNSVFALAFAAAILLSGCASQRASEAAGSGTAAADSNADTGDLTNAGEVGADDSSPGPSEGLLAKRIIYFDYDRAEIRPADLEVVSAHARYLAANSAQHVRLEGHADERGTREYNIGLGERRAQAVRRALMLQGVRDEQLATVSYGEERPAVFGDGETVWAQNRRVEIVYLK is encoded by the coding sequence ATGATGCGTAACAGCGTATTTGCGTTGGCATTCGCCGCAGCGATCCTGCTGAGCGGTTGCGCGAGTCAGCGCGCCTCGGAAGCCGCTGGTTCCGGCACGGCGGCGGCTGACAGCAACGCCGACACCGGCGATCTCACCAATGCCGGCGAGGTCGGCGCAGACGATTCGAGTCCAGGCCCATCCGAGGGACTGCTGGCCAAACGCATCATCTACTTCGACTATGACCGCGCCGAAATTCGCCCCGCGGATCTCGAGGTTGTTTCGGCGCACGCGCGTTATCTGGCAGCCAACTCCGCACAGCACGTGAGGCTTGAAGGCCATGCGGATGAGCGCGGCACGCGCGAATACAACATCGGCCTCGGCGAACGCCGCGCACAGGCGGTCCGTCGGGCGCTGATGCTGCAGGGCGTGCGCGACGAGCAGCTCGCCACCGTCAGTTATGGCGAGGAACGCCCAGCCGTCTTCGGCGATGGGGAAACCGTTTGGGCCCAGAATCGACGGGTGGAAATTGTCTATCTCAAGTAA
- the ruvC gene encoding crossover junction endodeoxyribonuclease RuvC, whose product MRKFRTSSWRSVDPVGLGAATAPARQRAPFTVLGLDPGSRRTGYGVLRVDARRTQYVTHGCIVPRADDLAQRLREIHDSLSEIARSIAPDEIAIERVFMSRNADSALKLGQARGAALCAVGPAPVFEYAPRAVKLAVVGTGAAAKGQVQHMVAALLGLRQAVGSDESDALAIALCHANTRAFERTCRA is encoded by the coding sequence ATGCGGAAATTCCGGACGAGCTCCTGGCGCAGCGTTGATCCGGTGGGCCTGGGAGCGGCCACTGCGCCGGCGCGGCAGCGCGCGCCATTCACCGTGCTCGGCCTCGATCCCGGATCCCGGCGCACCGGGTACGGTGTGCTGCGGGTCGATGCGCGGCGTACCCAGTACGTCACGCATGGGTGCATCGTTCCGCGCGCCGACGATCTGGCGCAGCGACTGCGCGAAATCCATGACTCCCTGAGCGAGATAGCCCGCTCCATTGCGCCGGACGAGATCGCAATCGAAAGAGTATTCATGAGCCGCAACGCCGACAGCGCCCTCAAGCTCGGCCAGGCGCGGGGCGCGGCACTGTGTGCCGTCGGGCCGGCGCCGGTCTTCGAGTATGCGCCCCGAGCCGTGAAGCTTGCGGTGGTGGGAACGGGCGCCGCCGCTAAGGGCCAGGTGCAGCACATGGTCGCTGCGTTGCTGGGACTGCGCCAGGCGGTAGGTAGCGATGAATCCGATGCACTGGCGATCGCCCTCTGCCACGCAAATACGCGAGCATTCGAACGGACATGTCGAGCATGA
- the queC gene encoding 7-cyano-7-deazaguanine synthase QueC — MSAPANRAVVLLSGGLDSATVLALARKGGRECYALSVDYGQRHASELAAAGRVASALGAVEHRTMRIDLAGIGGSALTDPAQRVPVAPSAGIPATYVPARNTTMLALALGWAEVLDATEVHIGVNAVDYSGYPDCRPEFIAAFDRLASLATRAGVEGRAIRIVAPLQSLSKAQIIELGTSLGVDYSLTVSCYQASHSGEACGMCDSCRLRQEGFAAASLADPTRYRPKLA, encoded by the coding sequence ATGAGCGCGCCTGCAAATCGCGCCGTGGTGCTCCTCTCGGGCGGGCTCGATTCCGCAACCGTTCTCGCGCTTGCTCGAAAAGGAGGACGCGAGTGCTACGCACTGTCCGTTGACTACGGCCAACGGCATGCATCGGAGCTGGCGGCGGCGGGCCGCGTGGCGAGCGCCCTGGGGGCCGTCGAACATCGGACCATGCGTATTGACCTGGCAGGCATCGGCGGCTCTGCGCTGACCGATCCGGCGCAGCGGGTGCCGGTCGCGCCATCAGCGGGAATTCCTGCAACCTACGTGCCAGCACGCAATACCACCATGTTGGCGCTTGCGCTCGGATGGGCGGAGGTGCTGGACGCGACCGAAGTGCATATTGGCGTCAATGCAGTCGACTATTCGGGCTATCCGGATTGCCGCCCGGAATTCATCGCTGCCTTCGATCGGTTGGCCTCGCTTGCCACGCGGGCAGGCGTGGAGGGCCGTGCCATTCGCATCGTTGCGCCACTGCAGTCGCTGTCCAAGGCGCAGATCATCGAGCTCGGTACATCGCTTGGCGTCGACTACTCGCTGACGGTCTCTTGCTACCAGGCGTCACATTCGGGCGAGGCCTGTGGCATGTGCGACAGCTGCCGCCTGCGACAGGAAGGATTCGCGGCCGCTTCGCTTGCAGACCCGACCCGCTACCGGCCGAAACTCGCGTGA
- a CDS encoding YebC/PmpR family DNA-binding transcriptional regulator, with protein sequence MAGHSKWANIQHRKGAQDKRRGKVFTKLVRAISTAARNGGADPAMNARLRLAIDKARAGSLPKDTIDRAIKRAAGDGAEANFEAVRYEGYGPGGVAVMVECLTDNRNRTVAEVRHAFTKYGGNLGADGSVAYLFNEVGVLTYPPGTDEDQLLDRALEAGAEDVIVSEDGTIEVLTSPSECAAVAAAMEAAGHTPADASVVQRAASSAALAGEQAESMLKMLETLEDLDDVQNVYSNAEIPDELLAQR encoded by the coding sequence ATGGCGGGACACAGTAAATGGGCGAATATCCAGCACCGCAAAGGTGCCCAGGACAAGCGTCGCGGCAAGGTTTTCACCAAGCTGGTACGTGCCATCAGCACCGCTGCGCGCAACGGTGGCGCCGACCCGGCGATGAATGCACGCCTGCGCCTGGCGATCGACAAGGCGCGTGCCGGCAGCCTGCCAAAGGACACGATCGATCGCGCCATCAAGCGCGCGGCTGGTGATGGCGCGGAGGCCAACTTCGAGGCGGTTCGCTATGAAGGCTACGGACCGGGCGGCGTGGCCGTGATGGTCGAGTGCCTGACGGACAACCGCAATCGTACAGTCGCGGAAGTGCGCCATGCCTTCACAAAATATGGTGGCAATCTCGGCGCAGACGGCTCGGTGGCCTATTTGTTCAATGAAGTCGGCGTACTGACCTATCCGCCCGGCACGGACGAAGACCAGCTGCTCGATCGCGCACTCGAAGCCGGTGCAGAGGATGTCATCGTCAGCGAGGACGGCACCATCGAAGTGCTGACTTCGCCATCCGAGTGCGCGGCGGTTGCTGCGGCTATGGAGGCCGCCGGTCACACGCCGGCAGATGCCAGCGTCGTCCAGCGGGCTGCCAGCAGCGCCGCGTTGGCGGGCGAGCAGGCGGAGAGCATGCTGAAAATGCTCGAAACACTCGAAGATCTGGACGACGTGCAGAACGTGTACTCGAATGCGGAAATTCCGGACGAGCTCCTGGCGCAGCGTTGA